TGTTTGCAAGTGACATGAGGGTGACTAGaatgataagataaaaaaaagtcaGAAAAAATGCAGAAACCAGAATATGATTTGCTAATTGGCTGAAGAGAATCTGGTGGAATTTACTGAAACTATTTTTGAGGAAATGTCCTGGAATGATTAGAAATATAGTGATGCCCTACAAAGGCCCAACAAAGAAAGATTTAGAAACTAGGCAATTCTGAAAGGTCAAGGATTCATTGTAAATGAGAAACTTGAATTCAAGAAGCTCATTGATATGATACTACTATTGAGCCAGCCAATGAGTGGTATGACAGTGAACACTTTAACAGTGAAAGACAGAAAGCTAATGatacagttgtttaatttgcacATGAGCAAAATTAAACACATCACAGCTGAGGTGAATGTTTACTAGCCATACGTGGAAGCAAAAATATAATATAGAATTCAGAAACATTTCATGAAGAAAGTGGAAGAAATAGAATGTATGGATTATCGTGAGAGATTGAATGAACTTGAATTCTATGGCCTCTGTTGTACAGCTGTACATGTACATTtgtagtagttagtaggcagccactgtccagggaggtatattaccagtactacccacttggatattgggaaggttagtggtggttatcaagttgcactcctccgTCCAGagagttgtcttttctttctgcctcacacacatgtggactGCTTGCATTCTgtttacaaatgtacatacaattTCTCGTCACACAACATTTGACAACAGCAGCGCTTAACTCAcgcattcttcgtaactctatattttcctgtggtgagtgctgtgcactaccctgccctttggcaaaatgataggagcaatagatgtaagtagtaggtagggacataagatagaaacatcaggtagaagtagtatgtaggaactttcggcaggagcaataggtagaagtgataagttggaacattaggtagatgtagtcagtagggacataggtaggagcctctggaaacactgctttAGAACTGCCTTTTGCCAGTGACCAGTTATGGGTGATGCActtaaaggctaagaaatggcactggaattcaccagttatggattTTTTTTACAGTGGCcttccctttgagggagttcctggaaggaacggACTTGAGAGGGATAAATTGATAGACAGACAGCACAATGAATTAACCTACTTTCTTCAGGTTATCCCCATTAAAATTCACTCTTAAACTGGTCTCTTCCTACTGTTGTACCtcattaccttattttttttcatattgactCAAATTTCTAAATTCACAAACTTCCTAAACTCATTTTCTAGCTTCCGTAGTTTCTCCTTGAATTTGCTATTAGAGCCATGTCATCTTCAAACAGCCTCTGACTTGTCCCCCTTCCCCTAATACAGTGTCACTCTACAGGCATTCTGCTAGTCCCCAGATTGTTTTAATTGCCCTGGAATACCTGACAACCCAATGAACAACAATGTTAGTTGTTCATTTTCCCACCTTAGTGATGTTGTGTAAAGAACTGATGAGGAATTACCCCATTGGCACTGGCAcacatctctctgtctgtcttgtatGATGTTATTGGACTGTACCTGTACGGGGGTTACTTTGCAAATGAGAAGTCACATTCATCAGGGGTATATTATCATCTTTGGATGGAAGGGGTTATAGTCTCATCAAGGGCCTCCTTACTTCAAAGGAATACGTCATTTCCCTACAGTCTTTAAGCCCCAGGAACCTAACATATTTTCACACCTGTTCATTGTTTCAAGCCTTAGTGAGATAGCACTagaaacagatgactgggcctcaaAGGGGGGAATAATGCCTGGCTTTGTTGTTTCtaccttcctttggaaagtagttatgctggaggagaggatatccagcccctcACGTAGCATAAATGGCCAAATTCAGTCATTGGTCAGAACATTGTTTAAGTGTAGTTTCCAGTACTTTTATTGTGATACTGTATCCTCATAAATGAGAAATAATACTTGAATTCAGGGTTTTACTTGAACATTGACATAAATCATGCATACTTAGCTTTACTTTACTAAGTAAGTGTCAGCCCTCTGGATCAATGTACTTTTGAATGAATCTACAGTATCTAATATTTGAAATAGGAAAGCTTGaattttttctctattttgcTATCAGTcttttaattgaaaaaaaattgatgtgAAGTTAATATGTAAATTGTACAGGCATttgtagaaaaaaaggaaaaactataTACTGAATGACATATTCTTAAGAACATTTTATTTACTGATGGTCTTTACTAGTATAAGTCTTCAGTCAACATGAAATGTGTTTTGAAGTAATTATTCTGCTCTCTAACAGGTGGCACAGAAATTCTACACTATGCTGGTGTTGAAGAAGCTACAGGCTGTTGAGCTTTCACAGGAAGGACCTTTTACCGAGATGTTTATAAGCAGAGGTACTCTTTTTGAAAATGCATCCCTTTAATCATGCCCTGTGGTTCAAAATTGTGTATATCGTGCCTAAAAAAAAGGACCAAAGAGGCTATTATTTTACTGTGCCTGGAGAATTTTCACGTCTGAAAATTTAAGCCATGTACCTGTGGTCATCAAAGATTAGCCAGAATGAAGAGTGACCTTTAACAGAAGTTGGTTGCTTGTGATAAAATTTGGAAATATTTTTTGTTGGCTTTGTTTCCACAGAATTTCTGTGAATTGGCCTGTTATAGTTTTGGTAGGTACAATCCAGTTCACTTATTTTACTATATTTTGACATTCTGGTGAACTGCTGAGCCAaagatagaaatatgaatatgcaAATTCATATCAGTTATTCATTCTGTTAAAAATTTGTCTCATTAGAAAGCTATGAGAACATGACATGGAAATGAATGGGTGATAAGAAGTACACATATCTTTGATTTCGATATTGCACAGCTTTAATCTTTAGACATTGGTTACTCTAGGTATGTTTCATGCTGAttttaatgagtttttttttccccaggagtaGTGAAGTGCATTTTTCTCATAGGTTTAACATCAGAAGCAGTTCACTATTTTTTTTATGAGTTTTGCTTCAGGAGCAGTTTAATGAATATTTTAAGATCCATGGCttgattattaatttttttatttctagtTTTAAGTAAAGTGTTCATTGCCTGTGAGGTATTTGAAACTATTGGGCATCACATTAACTGCTTTGCAGAATCGTATCCTGGTATTTTTTGTCATAAAGTAATCATCCATATTGtgtctgcttttttttcttttttttatatactggtTATGGAAACCAGATTTTTAAATAAAATCTGAGCCTGAAGTTCTTTTAGAGACATTCTCAGAAAGCCCATTTGCTGTTAATGTTTTGGAATTTGTCTTAGGTTCCAAGCCCCCCTCACTTGAATATATCATTAGGCACAACAGGTACACCTGAATATATGGATGTTCCAGGTTACTTCATTTAGTTTGGCTATGAATTATTTAGATTTCCGTGCCTCAGGTGGTATGTGCACATTCCATTTTACTGGTATGACCTAGTGAATAGGTGCACGTACAGTTCATTGATATGGTCTGGTGATTTTTAAGCTGTTCATGGTTTTAAAGCCAGTGTTACAAAAAGTGAAGaaattactttttcattacttacatacTTTCCTATGTATcattacctacctacatacttcCTTGAGTAAATAGGTGTCTGTGGAGCTGAGGATTATCTCGTTTGGTACTGGCTGACAGCTTGTTTTTGTATTGGAGATTGAAGGGATTTCTGGCTGATTTGATGAAGTTTAGGGTGCGAGTTGTGGTGTATTACTATTCACATCCACAAAGCTCCAAATTGGAATGGACTGGATTGTATTTTAAAAATTAGGCTAAAAAGCCAatcactggagcatctaaggcaaATTATTCAGTGCTCTTAATGCAATTTAGAATATTCGATCTTAGAAATTCGTCTTAACTCAAACAAATGACCATTGCCAGTTTTGGAAAGATCATCCAAATTGGAATGAAGCTATTCTTCAGGTTAATTTTCCCATTTGTGTATGCACTTCATCCTGTGTGTTATAGTGTACAGATGATACAGAGCAAGGTGGTTTAATGAAGTACAAATTTTAATTTTATCTCAGATATTGTTTCCTGTATGCATAGTTGAAGCAGGTCTCTCACTAGCAGTGCAGTTGAAGTTGCCTCTTGTCCTTAATGATAGATGAATTTATATTAAAAGATGAGGGCTTCTCTCGATTGTTGGTCAGATATCTGTTAATACATAATAGTTGAATTTATATTGAAAGATGGAGGACTTTTCCCTTCTACTGTTTAAATATCTGAATATTAAGCAAACATTACATAGTACACAAATCTATTGTCATGATCTTAGCATTGGCAGTGATTTTTCTATGTGTAAGAGGATGTGTATAAAGTATGAACATTTGTATAATTTGTAGAAATTTCTTCATTTGTATGTATTtcgtatgtttgtgtatggtgaGAGAATAGTATACAAATGTCATTATGGAATCCTTTTGTTGTAATACCTTGCTCATTTTGATCAATTTGAAATGGGCAGTTCTTATTTCAGTAAAAGGATTTGCTAAATTTGTGTGATACAGGGGTAACAAGACTGtgtgaaaaaaaagtttgttgtgtTGGTATATGATGGGGGAAAATTTACATACTTTATTTTCAGTGTTATTACCACATCAGatgtaaaaattaaaaaattcagAGTATTTATAGAAATTTTattaaaataaaatgaaagataATACATGAATTATTTTTACCTACTATCTTGTTCTACCTCAAAGGGATAGAGTTATGCAAACCCATTCTctggttatgtataatgtaccaaaatcaaAGCCTACCATCACAAGCAAGCCACTCAGACTACTGTGGTTTACCTTGACAATTTATATTCCTGGTTCAACTAAACAGATTGATCAAGTTCATTCTGTTTCATGCATATCTCATGCCATCTTGAATTTGCGTGTTGCCACCTCAAAACCATTACATCCATCAGTCTTTTCAGTCTTTCCCTTTTTCCTGCATCCTGTGTATCCTCTtagttttccttcattcatcatCTCTGTATGTTCATACCATTTCCTCAACCTGGTCAGCCATATCAGTCCAACTGCACTTACTACCGTGCTCATTCTTTACATGATTAACTTGCATTATTACATGCTGTACTCAGTTATTTCATTGAGATATCTCAccctttttcccttcttttgtGTTTAAGGCCCAAGGCTTTTCCATGCACACTTTAAAAATGCAAACCTTAACAGATGCTCACCTCTCCATCCATATGCTCTTTAATGCACTTAGGACCTTGGCCCCCACTTTTTAATTGcttcagcccccatggttctGTCCACTTCAAGGAAAGTATTGCACTCCTTTTCTTCCCAATTCAAATATGCTCAATCCATCCAGTCTCCCCACTCATGGTGGTAACTTAcctgttttcacctttttttttctaagttcagCAGCATCACTGAAATGGTACTCTTTCCCTGCAAGAATGTATGGTAAATGAAACATTCATTTGATTTAAAGTATttaatttgatattttttcaatGAAAAAGCATTCTCTAAGAATGTGAAGAGTACAATACAAACAATGCCAATACGGCACCTAATGGAAATGAACCTTCTATAGTCTACTCTATTTAATTTCATTCCCATTTATGTGGGGTGGATCAAATGTATATGCACCTTTTGTAGAGCAATAATTTTCCAGAACTAGGGTCCCCAGCACTATTGGCTGGCAAAAGAAGCAGGGATGCCAAGTTCCCCAGGACGGACATGCTGCATTAACATTAATATACTTTACTCAAAACCCTCGTGATGCCGTAAGTAACCttattcaaaatattcttttgaCAATTAATATACCATTATTAATAATTGCTAATCTTTTTTATCATAAATGATTACTGGTCATCTGGTTTTTTAATTCAAATATATTCATGCACAGAAAAAATTTCAACTTCATTATGCATAACAACTGGTGCTAGTTTCATCCTTTTTACAGAGAGCACTAAATGGATAAACAACAAATGGCAAGCTTAAGTTTTACCAGAGTTGTTTATAAAATCATGTATAAGATTGCACTTGATTAAATTACTTTAGAAAAGTTCATATTTTGTTAGAATTAAATGACTCTTCAAACCAAAACCCATGACATGATTTCCTGTTGATAAAATACCCCTGATGCAAAGTTATAAtcatcttgaaaaaaaatcacTACGTGAAAAACAGTAAAATATAATGAGATCATGATCATCAGTATGTTTGAAAATCACTGCTTTCATGTTCTAAAATTATGGTGAAAGCCTTAAAATTTCTGGATTGTGATTTCATTTAATCTTGCAAATATTCTAAACTTCTAATATAGAAATGCAGTATATCACAAAGCTACAAAATTAAGACACCACCAAATTCCCAACTtatattcctttatatatatatatatatatatatatatatatatatatatatatatatatatatatatatatatacaaaggcccTGTTGATTAATGTGTAGTGCACGGTTCCTTCCATCCATAACTGTCATCACATAAGTACCCTCATTGGTGAATTCCCTGTCGAGCCATTTCCAACACCTTCTGACTAGAACCTGCAAATGGGATGCAGTTACAAAGCTTCTAACTTGTAAGACACCTATATTTGATATAATTCAATGGCAAACCTTTAACTGTTATAATGGTTATCATACCTGTCCATTCAGTCACAATAGTTTATCTCAataaattttctttcataatatttctAAAATATTCACATTTTTGTACACCTGCTTTTCCTCTTACACTTTTCTTATATGAAATTATATCTCTGCTTTTGCTTTCAAATcatgcacatctctcttattaaCAGACTCTATAGACTATAACTATGATATTTGCTTTTTACTTCCCTCAGAGCTCAGCTGTGTAAGGCTAATGATCATTATAGTCTAAAACTAAATAATACCAACCATTTATGTAAAATGTATGATTATAACTTACAGGTCTTAGGATACTTGACACCTGCTTTTTCTAAAATACTTAAATATTTATGTTTCTAAATCCTGTAACCTTCTTAAATATGATGTGAAGTAGTCCCTATGCAAATGGCATTTTCCATCTTGCCTTTTAAAGTGGTGTATGTCAAAATCTGACATTTACTTGAAGACCAGCAACTGTACTTTTTTTAACcatatacattcatttttttccatttaatgtTACAACAATATCATAACCTAATGTTTACAGAAAATCTTTCATTCCCTCTTAGGTTACTAGGACTAAAATGAAACACTAATCTGAATCCAGCAACCATATATTTACCTGTCTCATCTGTGACCTGATCAAAGTTCTTCATAAGGGATGACGCATGAACATCAAGGAAACTTTGTTCTGGTGCTGCTAAGGATTCACCAAGTTTCTGCAGAGCACTCAAAATTTCAACCTGTAAGCAGTATGaatcagtaacaataataatacctcAACATGAATACATGAAAACTTATAGTAAAACCTCATTACACTAATCTCTGCGGTTTGGGGCATGTACAGTATGAAATATTTTCAtgcatcttttttaatttttcaaatttaTTTCAGATGAAGGTTGTCTTCCAAAACTTAAAAAACATattgttttgaacattttgttATCTCAAATTATGGATAACAGGTTTTCCTATATTAAGGATATCTATGCGTGTCTAAATAGCAAATAAAAAAGTGAGAAAGAAGCTTTCACCATTTGTAAGCCTAATAAGGGACTACTTCCCCACAGTTTAAATGCTGCAAATGCTAGAACTTCCTTAAGCAACTCAACTGAAGTAATCAAATCCTCCCCTTGACTGTAATTATGTTTGGATGACAGCTGAGTTTGTGAATATATGTTTTCATTTATCTGCACTGTAATTTAAGAATGTGATAATAAAGAAGGGGTTGATTTCCAATCCCTCATTCCTGTCTCTCTTCACCCCCTTGAAAGTGCTGGAGACATGTTATATTCCTGTTCCCCAATTTCCTAGGTTAGCTTAATTGATGTGAATAAATCAATAAATTCACAAAGTGAGGATATCACCTTTTGCTGTGTGTAAGAATCAAGACCAAGCTTGCTAATCTTATGGTCTCTCTCAATCTGGGATAGTTTTTCTCGTAGCTGGTCTGGCTGCTTCTTTGCAAACATCTGAATAACTTCTGGTGTTTTGAAAGCTTGAGATATAGCTGCCTGAATAGCCTGAAGAACAAAACATTAGAGTGATCTAGGGGTATTTTCAATGGAGATATCACTTATGTTGTGCAATGATATCTCAAGAATGTAACTGTTCATAATCTAACTCTTCAATGTAAGGGACATTAATGGCAAAGTAAAATGTTAGATATCCATCACCTTAACAAAATTCCCTTCTTGGATTTAAAAAACCAACTATTTCAAATTAGCATGTTTCACCTTGTCAGGGACTTTAAACATGAAGAGTAGGACACTGGAACCACTTCTGTCTGACATCTGTGACAAAGTTTGGGATACAGGATAATGAACATTGACAAGATATTCTCACCAGCTGCATGGCACTGAAGGAATCAATCAGCGTCATATCACCACTGGTCATGCGAGACAGCGAAGATTGAAATTCATTCAACTGCTCAACAGTGTCTTTACGAACTTCTTCATACTCCTCTGGATCTAATTCTGCCCTGAAGATAAATACAACAGTCTCCAATATACTGTAAACTGTTATAAAATGTAGGGTAGTATGAGAACAGTATAATCTATAGGTATAATTAATTAATCTAATTAATCAGACAGCCCCAGGACCAACCCCATTCATCTTTGGATGAGAAGTTCCAAGATGAGACTGCACCCCTTCTTGTCCAATGATGAAACTTTGCCGAATATGACTCCTCACTAGCGATGCAAGCAGAGTCCAGCAAAACCTATTTCTGTTTTTAATGTGGTCCTCCCCTGTtcctttagaaaaaataaaacagcagggaaggatttccagaccccactcccatcccttttagttgccttctacaatatgcaaggaatgtgtgggaagtattccatgtgctacttcgctaatttAGGAGACGGCgggtaagtataatgaa
The nucleotide sequence above comes from Panulirus ornatus isolate Po-2019 chromosome 68, ASM3632096v1, whole genome shotgun sequence. Encoded proteins:
- the LOC139747365 gene encoding protein LZIC-like isoform X1, with protein sequence MCFLAAFHINGNMASRGKSETQKLRQQMEDQLDRLVVQLADLEECKAELDPEEYEEVRKDTVEQLNEFQSSLSRMTSGDMTLIDSFSAMQLAIQAAISQAFKTPEVIQMFAKKQPDQLREKLSQIERDHKISKLGLDSYTQQKVEILSALQKLGESLAAPEQSFLDVHASSLMKNFDQVTDETGSSQKVLEMARQGIHQ
- the LOC139747365 gene encoding protein LZIC-like isoform X3, which produces MASRGKSETQKLRQQMEDQLDRLVVQLADLEECKAELDPEEYEEVRKDTVEQLNEFQSSLSRMTSGDMTLIDSFSAMQLAIQAAISQAFKTPEVIQMFAKKQPDQLREKLSQIERDHKISKLGLDSYTQQKVEILSALQKLGESLAAPEQSFLDVHASSLMKNFDQVTDETGSSQKVLEMARQGIHQ
- the LOC139747365 gene encoding protein LZIC-like isoform X2; amino-acid sequence: MIYSLLLDGNMASRGKSETQKLRQQMEDQLDRLVVQLADLEECKAELDPEEYEEVRKDTVEQLNEFQSSLSRMTSGDMTLIDSFSAMQLAIQAAISQAFKTPEVIQMFAKKQPDQLREKLSQIERDHKISKLGLDSYTQQKVEILSALQKLGESLAAPEQSFLDVHASSLMKNFDQVTDETGSSQKVLEMARQGIHQ